In a single window of the bacterium genome:
- a CDS encoding class I SAM-dependent methyltransferase, with protein MKEEWLLPSNDLVREVSCNVQVRIGKDLNLRRLKGSHDQHSAKAEEIRRSRSTLYESNEIEPVTFCPVCGASSETSTPRATIMGATYHQCRQCSHVFVKDRPTRGALERFYRENKEYAICYADPNSIAVRIEEIAIPKLKWITEVFRERFGREPRSVLDVGAGAGHFVFAAEQRGLRAVGVELSESARAFAREHFRMELQPVDFLNSSASLGTFDIVSFWGLIEHTTQPVEFLRAARSCLAGQTGLVIAEVPRWTSLGTAVQLEFLNTITRHLDPLGHINVFTDSSLATAFVVGGLSPVAAWYYGMDAYELITQLAMRSAGVNDGEFADVANHLLRLQPWIDRARMTDEIILAGCPLREE; from the coding sequence GTGAAAGAAGAGTGGTTGCTGCCCTCCAACGATCTTGTCCGTGAAGTGAGCTGCAACGTTCAGGTGCGGATTGGGAAGGATCTGAATCTTCGTCGTCTCAAGGGAAGCCACGATCAACATTCGGCGAAAGCTGAGGAGATTCGTCGCAGCCGATCAACCCTCTATGAGTCAAACGAGATCGAGCCGGTCACCTTCTGTCCCGTTTGTGGAGCATCGAGTGAAACGTCAACTCCTCGGGCAACCATCATGGGGGCCACCTATCATCAGTGTCGCCAATGCAGCCATGTGTTCGTCAAAGATCGCCCCACGCGCGGGGCTCTCGAACGATTCTATCGAGAAAACAAAGAATACGCCATTTGCTACGCTGATCCCAACTCAATCGCGGTACGCATCGAAGAAATTGCAATCCCAAAACTGAAATGGATCACGGAAGTCTTTCGCGAGCGCTTCGGTCGCGAGCCTCGTTCCGTTCTTGACGTCGGCGCGGGAGCCGGTCATTTTGTGTTCGCCGCGGAACAGCGGGGGCTGCGTGCCGTCGGAGTGGAGCTGAGTGAAAGTGCCCGCGCCTTCGCGCGCGAGCATTTCCGGATGGAATTGCAGCCCGTGGATTTCTTGAACTCTTCCGCCAGTCTTGGCACGTTCGATATCGTCAGCTTCTGGGGGTTGATAGAACATACGACGCAACCGGTGGAATTTCTCCGTGCGGCACGAAGCTGTCTGGCGGGGCAAACCGGCCTCGTAATCGCTGAAGTTCCGCGTTGGACCAGCCTGGGCACGGCCGTGCAACTGGAATTTCTGAATACCATCACCCGCCATCTCGATCCGCTCGGCCACATCAACGTATTCACGGACAGCTCTTTGGCGACGGCTTTCGTTGTGGGCGGACTGAGTCCCGTCGCGGCCTGGTACTATGGGATGGATGCCTACGAACTTATAACACAGTTGGCGATGAGGAGCGCGGGGGTGAACGACGGAGAATTCGCAGACGTTGCGAATCATCTCTTGCGGTTGCAGCCCTGGATAGATCGGGCTCGAATGACCGATGAGATTATTCTCGCGGGTTGTCCCCTTCGAGAAGAATAG
- a CDS encoding cupin domain-containing protein, which produces MRVIRLNEGDTCEPDKGWRRVSLAGSDEVSVEYFEKPAGHASPLHSHPQEQVCIVVKGKMRMIARDHESVELGPGDSVWFAANESHAIENTGAETAIGIDIFVPARSFEFWKNRLR; this is translated from the coding sequence ATGAGAGTCATCCGATTAAACGAGGGTGATACGTGCGAACCTGACAAGGGTTGGCGGCGAGTCAGCCTCGCGGGGAGCGATGAGGTGTCGGTTGAATATTTCGAAAAACCGGCCGGGCACGCGTCGCCGTTGCACAGTCATCCGCAGGAACAGGTTTGTATAGTGGTTAAAGGCAAGATGCGCATGATTGCACGGGATCACGAGTCCGTCGAGCTTGGGCCGGGCGATTCCGTTTGGTTCGCGGCAAACGAATCCCACGCGATTGAGAACACGGGTGCGGAGACTGCCATCGGAATAGACATCTTCGTTCCGGCTCGTTCCTTTGAGTTCTGGAAGAATCGTCTAAGATGA
- a CDS encoding PAS domain S-box protein, protein MPASDSQHTHDHASEASSARIARLTAEVERLTKRVVELETRSWLETFPHENPDPILACRKDGQIAYMNPAAERIIESLDLSDPYQFLPADHTRVVHTCINTNRTLVTFKHVMEREYEWLYHGVPATGICHLYAHDVTERRRAEEVLRDSERWFRAVVENLSEGLLVTDMKERIVYLNQRMAEMCGYTPNNLVNTPAELLWPEDFRADVAHRTEGRHSGQSERYESQLLTKDGRRIYVKVSAAPYRDSSGRITGCFGVFTDITDLKRAEEEREKLESQLRRTQKLETIGTLAGGIAHDFNNILTPILGYADMARLDLPAGGVAHASIEHVIQAAYRAKDLVKQILTFSRQVDQERKPLKLHPVVKEALKLLRASIPSTIDIRENIDPGCGYVLAEPSQIHQVLMNLCTNAFHAMRETGGVLEVSLATISVDEQLAQMRPSLHEGRYVRLSVGDTGKGMSREVIDRIFEPFFTTKQVGEGTGLGLSVVHGIVVNHGGDISVYSEPGQGTTFNVYLPVVKDELDARAVGEQTVLKGSEHVLFVDDDREITDMGQQMLERLGYRVTTKTSSREALEAFRAAPEEFDIVITDQTMPQMTGCQLVRELLALRPDLPIILITGFSETISGETFGKFGIREFVMKPIVLHDLSVTVRRALDGQRAGESAARSP, encoded by the coding sequence ATGCCGGCTTCGGATTCTCAACATACACACGACCATGCCTCTGAGGCTTCGTCCGCGCGGATCGCCCGGCTCACGGCCGAGGTGGAACGGCTTACCAAGCGCGTGGTCGAACTGGAGACAAGGAGCTGGCTCGAAACGTTTCCCCACGAGAATCCTGATCCAATCTTGGCCTGTCGGAAAGACGGTCAAATCGCATACATGAATCCCGCCGCCGAACGCATAATCGAGTCCCTCGATCTAAGCGATCCCTACCAGTTCCTTCCGGCTGACCACACCCGTGTCGTTCACACTTGTATCAACACGAACCGCACCCTGGTTACCTTCAAGCACGTCATGGAGCGAGAATACGAATGGTTGTACCACGGCGTCCCCGCCACGGGCATCTGCCACCTGTACGCCCACGACGTCACCGAACGTCGCCGCGCCGAGGAGGTTCTCCGTGACTCCGAAAGATGGTTTCGGGCCGTCGTCGAGAATCTGAGTGAGGGGCTGCTGGTTACGGACATGAAGGAGCGAATCGTCTATCTCAATCAGCGCATGGCCGAAATGTGCGGCTATACTCCCAACAATCTTGTCAATACCCCGGCCGAACTCCTCTGGCCGGAAGACTTCCGAGCCGATGTGGCTCATCGCACCGAAGGAAGGCACTCCGGACAGAGTGAGCGCTACGAGTCTCAGCTTCTTACAAAGGACGGCCGCAGAATCTACGTCAAAGTCAGCGCTGCGCCCTACCGAGATTCGTCGGGCAGGATTACCGGCTGTTTTGGAGTGTTCACCGACATCACCGACCTCAAGCGAGCCGAAGAAGAACGCGAAAAACTCGAATCCCAGCTTCGCCGCACGCAGAAACTCGAAACCATCGGCACGCTGGCCGGTGGAATCGCTCATGATTTCAACAACATTCTCACGCCCATCCTCGGCTACGCTGACATGGCCCGACTCGATCTGCCGGCCGGTGGAGTGGCGCATGCCAGCATCGAACACGTGATCCAGGCCGCCTATCGAGCCAAGGATCTCGTCAAACAGATTCTTACCTTCAGCCGTCAAGTGGATCAGGAGCGAAAGCCTCTGAAACTCCATCCGGTTGTTAAAGAGGCGCTCAAGCTGCTGCGAGCGTCTATTCCCAGCACCATTGATATCCGCGAAAACATTGATCCGGGTTGTGGGTACGTGCTGGCCGAACCGTCGCAGATTCATCAGGTGCTGATGAATCTGTGTACCAACGCGTTCCATGCGATGCGGGAAACCGGCGGCGTGCTCGAAGTGAGCCTGGCGACCATTTCCGTGGATGAGCAACTGGCGCAAATGCGGCCCAGTCTCCATGAAGGCCGATACGTTCGCCTTTCCGTCGGGGACACCGGCAAAGGCATGTCTCGCGAAGTGATAGACCGGATTTTCGAGCCGTTCTTCACCACCAAGCAGGTTGGCGAAGGAACCGGGCTGGGCCTCTCGGTAGTGCATGGCATTGTCGTAAACCACGGCGGCGATATCAGCGTCTACAGCGAACCCGGTCAGGGCACGACGTTCAATGTCTATCTGCCGGTGGTTAAGGACGAACTCGATGCGCGGGCGGTCGGGGAACAGACGGTTCTGAAAGGCTCCGAGCACGTCTTGTTTGTGGACGATGACCGGGAGATCACGGACATGGGCCAGCAAATGCTCGAACGTCTGGGCTACCGGGTGACGACGAAAACCAGCAGTCGGGAAGCGCTGGAAGCCTTCCGCGCCGCTCCGGAGGAATTCGATATCGTCATCACGGACCAAACGATGCCACAAATGACCGGCTGTCAGCTAGTCCGCGAGCTGCTGGCTCTGCGACCCGATCTTCCCATTATCCTGATCACCGGATTCAGCGAAACGATTTCAGGCGAAACGTTCGGCAAGTTCGGCATCCGGGAATTCGTCATGAAACCGATCGTGTTGCACGATCTAAGCGTGACCGTCCGTCGGGCGCTGGATGGACAGCGCGCCGGCGAATCGGCAGCGCGTTCTCCATAG